One Microbacter margulisiae genomic window carries:
- a CDS encoding AraC family transcriptional regulator: MFNNTILQELTPLSEKDCFYIVDRTKSTFTFPLHKHADCEINYVENARGTRRIVGDSLEVIGDYDLVLITGKELEHTWENYQCSSNEIHEITIQFSPELFSQGLLNKNQFKSIKKMLELAEKGLVFPLNTILVVRPLLTSLAHEKQGFYAVISFFTLLYELSLSNDVRTLSSTTFARSTITNESRRVQKVHDYLTSHFAEEIRLAQLAESVNMTEASFSRFFKQRTGKSVTDYLLDIRIGNAIRLLVDSSQTIGEICFSSGFNNLSNFNRIFRKRKGCSPKEFRDNYHKKKVIV, translated from the coding sequence ATGTTCAATAATACCATACTTCAGGAACTTACTCCGCTATCTGAGAAAGATTGTTTTTACATTGTCGATCGTACTAAATCAACATTTACTTTTCCATTGCACAAACATGCTGATTGTGAAATCAATTATGTGGAAAATGCAAGGGGGACGAGACGTATTGTCGGTGATTCTTTAGAGGTGATTGGCGATTATGATTTAGTTCTTATTACAGGTAAAGAACTGGAGCATACGTGGGAGAATTATCAGTGTTCCTCAAATGAAATTCATGAAATTACGATTCAATTTTCTCCAGAACTCTTTTCTCAGGGATTATTAAATAAAAACCAGTTCAAGAGCATCAAGAAGATGCTTGAATTAGCAGAAAAAGGATTAGTTTTTCCGTTAAACACAATTTTGGTTGTCAGACCTTTGCTTACCTCCCTTGCCCATGAGAAGCAGGGTTTTTATGCTGTTATTAGCTTTTTTACATTGCTGTACGAACTGTCATTAAGTAATGATGTGAGGACGTTGTCCAGTACTACATTTGCAAGATCTACCATCACAAATGAAAGTCGTCGTGTGCAAAAAGTGCATGATTATCTTACTTCCCATTTTGCTGAGGAGATTCGTCTGGCTCAGTTGGCCGAAAGTGTCAATATGACAGAGGCCTCTTTCAGTCGTTTTTTTAAACAGCGGACAGGTAAAAGTGTAACGGATTACTTATTAGATATTCGCATTGGGAATGCTATTCGTTTATTAGTTGATTCTTCACAAACCATAGGCGAAATTTGTTTCAGTAGCGGTTTTAATAATCTTTCTAATTTTAATCGTATTTTCCGTAAACGCAAAGGGTGCTCACCCAAAGAATTTAGAGATAACTATCATAAAAAGAAAGTGATAGTGTGA